From Methanobacterium congolense, one genomic window encodes:
- the secY gene encoding preprotein translocase subunit SecY — protein MSLKEMLQPIFSLIPQVKSPTYRVPFKEKLKWTGVILILYFLLTVVPLFGLSSTSVDYFSQLRAVMAGSFGSIVTLGIGPIVTASIILQLLVGGKILNIDMSKPEDKAFFMGTQKLLAIIFTLFEAAVLVFTGALAPSSSELTWILILQITVGGILIIYLDEVVSKWGFGSGVGLFIAAGVAQAIVVGSFNPLSSPTSPGTPAGAIPGFIYSLTTGQPNIDLLLPVFAVIVVFMVVVYAESMRVEIPLSYGGVKGARGKYPLKFIYASNMPVILTSALLLNVQLFATVFQKIGFPILGTISNGRAVSGIAYYLSTPTSYTVLFTDPLKVLIYAVVFIASCILFAVLWVELSGIGPKQVSKQLHGMGMQIPGFRSSKGHFEKILKKYIPAITVLGGAFVGLLAFGADLTGALGGGTGVLLTVGIVYKLYEEIAQEQLMDMHPMLRKFLGD, from the coding sequence ATCTCATTGAAAGAAATGCTGCAACCCATATTCTCATTAATTCCGCAGGTCAAATCTCCAACTTACAGGGTGCCATTTAAAGAGAAACTTAAGTGGACAGGTGTTATCCTGATACTGTACTTTTTATTAACAGTTGTACCCCTTTTTGGATTAAGCTCAACTTCAGTTGACTACTTCTCACAGCTCAGGGCTGTGATGGCAGGTAGTTTTGGTTCTATAGTAACACTTGGTATCGGACCAATTGTTACAGCTTCAATCATACTGCAGCTTCTGGTTGGAGGTAAAATATTAAACATTGACATGTCCAAACCTGAGGATAAAGCATTCTTCATGGGAACTCAGAAGCTCCTTGCAATCATATTCACATTATTCGAGGCAGCAGTTCTCGTATTTACAGGTGCACTCGCACCATCATCATCAGAACTCACCTGGATACTCATACTCCAGATAACAGTAGGTGGAATACTCATAATCTACCTCGACGAAGTTGTTTCAAAATGGGGATTTGGAAGTGGTGTAGGACTGTTCATTGCAGCAGGTGTTGCACAGGCAATAGTTGTTGGATCATTCAACCCACTATCCTCACCAACATCACCTGGAACGCCAGCAGGTGCAATACCGGGATTCATATATTCACTAACAACAGGACAGCCAAACATAGATCTTCTACTGCCTGTTTTCGCAGTCATAGTGGTTTTCATGGTGGTTGTTTACGCTGAAAGTATGCGTGTTGAAATACCATTATCCTACGGAGGAGTTAAGGGAGCAAGGGGAAAATATCCCTTAAAATTCATATACGCAAGTAACATGCCAGTTATATTAACAAGCGCACTTCTCCTGAACGTGCAGCTTTTTGCAACAGTGTTCCAGAAAATTGGATTCCCAATACTTGGAACCATATCCAATGGAAGGGCTGTAAGTGGAATTGCATACTACCTATCAACACCCACAAGTTACACAGTCCTCTTCACGGATCCCCTCAAGGTACTCATATATGCAGTGGTTTTCATAGCTTCATGTATCCTCTTTGCAGTACTCTGGGTTGAACTCAGTGGAATAGGCCCTAAACAGGTTTCAAAACAGCTCCATGGAATGGGAATGCAGATACCTGGTTTCAGGAGCAGTAAAGGACACTTCGAAAAGATACTGAAGAAATACATACCTGCAATAACCGTGCTTGGTGGTGCATTCGTGGGTCTTCTGGCATTTGGAGCAGACCTTACTGGAGCATTAGGTGGAGGTACAGGTGTACTCTTGACAGTGGGTATTGTTTACAAACTCTATGAAGAAATAGCTCAAGAACAGCTCATGGACATGCACCCAATGTTAAGGAAGTTCTTAGGTGATTGA
- a CDS encoding uL15m family ribosomal protein, with product MIRKTRKIRKLRGSRTVAGGCSKKRRGAGNRGGKGMAGGHKHHWTWMVINDPKHFGKYGFKRPPKSIFKFNPVNLDYLEEKSSELLEKGLATEENDKIVIDVTELGYNKVLGKGKLTKPLTIKSPLFSQTATKKIEEAGGEAVTL from the coding sequence ATGATAAGGAAAACAAGAAAAATAAGGAAGTTACGAGGCTCAAGGACAGTTGCAGGAGGCTGTTCTAAGAAGAGAAGAGGTGCCGGTAACAGGGGTGGAAAAGGAATGGCTGGTGGACACAAGCACCACTGGACATGGATGGTTATAAACGACCCAAAACACTTCGGAAAATACGGATTCAAAAGACCTCCAAAAAGCATATTCAAGTTCAACCCTGTTAACCTGGACTACCTCGAAGAAAAATCATCAGAACTTCTCGAGAAAGGTTTAGCAACTGAAGAAAATGATAAAATTGTTATAGATGTAACTGAACTTGGATACAACAAGGTTCTTGGAAAGGGCAAACTAACCAAACCTTTAACAATAAAATCCCCACTTTTCTCCCAAACAGCAACAAAAAAAATTGAAGAAGCTGGAGGAGAGGCAGTAACCCTTTAG
- the rpmD gene encoding 50S ribosomal protein L30: MIAAIRVRGTTGIKKDIADTLMMLRLNQINHAVLIDENPSYNGMLQKGKDYITWGEIDAETLAKVIAKRGRLAGDVKITDEYLKENTDYSSVEELAKAVVESKATLEDAGIKPVFRLHPPRKGYKSTKKTYNEGGSLGYRGEKIGELIVKMI; this comes from the coding sequence ATGATTGCAGCAATAAGAGTAAGAGGCACAACAGGGATAAAAAAGGACATAGCTGACACCCTGATGATGCTCAGACTTAATCAGATAAATCATGCAGTTCTCATTGATGAAAACCCAAGTTACAATGGAATGCTCCAGAAAGGAAAGGATTACATAACCTGGGGAGAAATAGACGCTGAAACTCTGGCTAAAGTTATAGCAAAAAGGGGAAGGCTTGCTGGTGATGTGAAAATCACAGATGAATACCTCAAGGAAAACACTGACTATTCCTCAGTAGAAGAACTTGCAAAGGCAGTTGTGGAATCAAAAGCAACCCTTGAAGATGCAGGAATAAAACCAGTGTTCAGACTTCACCCACCAAGAAAAGGATACAAGTCCACTAAAAAAACTTACAACGAAGGCGGAAGCCTGGGATATAGAGGAGAAAAAATAGGAGAACTCATAGTTAAGATGATCTGA
- the rpsE gene encoding 30S ribosomal protein S5, with product MNYEKEEWEPKTQLGQMVKEGKITDIDEILEKGLPIMELQIVDTLLPDLEEEVMDVNLVQRMHKSGRKVNFRVIVAVGNKNGYVGLGQGKAKEVGPAIRKAVDNAKYNIIKVRRGCGDWGCVCGREHTVPFKVEGKSGSVRVTLIPAPGGVGLAIGDVGKTILGLAGIDDVWSQTMGQTQTTINFAGAVFEALKHLSKVKATTKDLKNLGVAV from the coding sequence ATGAATTATGAAAAAGAAGAATGGGAACCAAAGACCCAGCTTGGGCAGATGGTGAAGGAAGGTAAAATAACCGACATCGATGAGATCCTGGAAAAAGGCCTTCCAATAATGGAACTTCAAATAGTTGACACCCTACTTCCTGACCTTGAAGAAGAAGTAATGGATGTAAACCTCGTTCAGAGGATGCACAAATCTGGTCGTAAAGTCAACTTCCGAGTCATCGTTGCAGTTGGTAACAAAAACGGATACGTTGGACTTGGACAGGGAAAAGCTAAAGAAGTTGGACCTGCAATAAGAAAAGCAGTAGACAACGCAAAATACAACATCATCAAAGTCAGAAGGGGCTGCGGTGACTGGGGATGTGTTTGCGGAAGGGAACACACTGTACCATTCAAGGTAGAAGGAAAAAGTGGAAGTGTTCGCGTAACACTCATACCAGCTCCAGGAGGAGTTGGGCTTGCAATAGGAGACGTTGGAAAAACCATCCTAGGACTTGCAGGAATAGATGATGTATGGTCCCAGACCATGGGCCAGACACAGACAACAATAAACTTCGCTGGTGCCGTCTTTGAAGCACTCAAACACCTGAGCAAAGTTAAGGCAACCACCAAGGATCTTAAAAACCTTGGAGTAGCAGTATAA